A single Defluviitalea saccharophila DNA region contains:
- the pfkB gene encoding 1-phosphofructokinase, whose translation MIVTVTLNPALDKTIQIDNFRISEVNRVISVREDAGGKGINVSNLVNSLGGDTIATGAVAGPVGDFIEKQLTKLGTPHDFVHTEGNTRTNTKVVDITLKTYTDINEPGVPLSEEVLNQIEEKIFKYATEDGIVVFSGSIPKNVGKDIYGRWIEKVKAKGIKTILDADGELLQKGLEAGPYLIKPNVHELEMLYDKKFETMEEAILFAKGLLKYGIEIIALSMGGDGCAFITKDKTYFAKAIPVEVKSTVGAGDSMVAALAYAIQKNTPLEEAIKLAVAAATASITNEGTQMGTKEQIEFWRDKVEFELLAL comes from the coding sequence ATGATTGTAACTGTTACTCTGAATCCTGCATTAGATAAAACAATTCAGATAGATAACTTTCGTATTTCTGAAGTGAATCGAGTGATCAGTGTAAGAGAAGATGCAGGAGGGAAAGGGATTAATGTATCCAACCTTGTTAATAGTTTAGGCGGGGATACAATAGCTACCGGTGCAGTTGCTGGACCAGTAGGAGACTTCATTGAAAAACAATTAACTAAGTTAGGCACGCCCCATGACTTTGTGCATACAGAAGGTAATACCAGAACCAATACAAAGGTAGTAGACATCACTTTAAAAACCTATACAGACATTAATGAACCGGGAGTACCCCTTTCAGAGGAAGTGCTTAATCAGATAGAAGAAAAGATTTTTAAATATGCAACAGAAGATGGAATTGTAGTTTTTTCCGGTAGTATACCAAAAAATGTAGGGAAAGATATTTATGGACGTTGGATTGAAAAAGTAAAGGCAAAAGGCATAAAGACGATTCTGGATGCAGACGGAGAACTGCTCCAAAAAGGCCTTGAAGCCGGACCTTATCTCATCAAGCCTAATGTTCATGAGCTTGAAATGCTATATGATAAAAAGTTTGAAACAATGGAGGAAGCGATTTTATTTGCCAAAGGTTTATTAAAATATGGCATAGAAATTATTGCATTGTCTATGGGAGGAGATGGATGCGCCTTTATTACAAAGGATAAAACCTATTTTGCTAAAGCAATTCCTGTAGAAGTAAAGAGTACGGTAGGAGCTGGAGACTCAATGGTTGCTGCTCTTGCCTATGCAATTCAAAAAAATACTCCATTGGAAGAAGCAATTAAACTGGCGGTGGCAGCAGCTACAGCTAGTATCACTAATGAAGGAACCCAGATGGGTACAAAAGAGCAGATTGAATTCTGGAGAGATAAAGTGGAGTTTGAATTGCTAGCGTTATAA
- a CDS encoding PTS mannitol transporter subunit IICBA, translating to MGVSTGVNIQKEQSAFQLKVQKFGRFLSGMVMPNIGAFIAWGIITAFFIPTGWTPNEKLSSMVGPMITYLLPLLIGYTGGKMVADVRGGVLGAIATIGVIMGSDVPMFLGAMIMGPLGGYVIKKFDQAVEGKIPAGFEMLVNNFSAGIIGGMIAILGYLAIGPVAAGLNNALGAGVQAIVNAGILPLVSIFIEPAKILFLNNAINHGVLGPIGIQQAEQVGKSIFFLLEANPGPGLGILLAYWLFAKGTVKESAPGAIIIHFFGGIHEIYFPYVLMNPVLLLAVIGGGMSGVFTLSIFGAGLVAAPSPGSILAVLAMTPKGGFLGVIAGVVVSAAVSFLIASFFVKRAANGEDQDLENAKEKVQSMKLKKEVEAEPVKLPVLKKDNIKLGLSSMSKADAIRMAGRLLVDTGYVSENYIDAMIQREEDLSTYIGNGVAIPHGVGAAKKEVKQTGISILQFPEGIDFGDEKAYLVVGIAGAGNEHLTILSNLATIMEDEKVAEEIKQTTDVDFVYNVFTQQ from the coding sequence ATGGGAGTATCTACAGGTGTTAATATACAAAAAGAACAAAGCGCTTTTCAATTAAAAGTGCAGAAATTCGGACGTTTCCTAAGCGGAATGGTAATGCCAAACATCGGTGCATTTATTGCCTGGGGAATTATCACTGCATTCTTTATTCCAACAGGCTGGACGCCAAATGAAAAATTAAGTTCAATGGTTGGACCTATGATTACCTATTTGCTGCCATTATTGATTGGTTATACCGGCGGTAAGATGGTTGCAGATGTAAGAGGTGGCGTACTCGGTGCGATTGCTACCATAGGTGTTATTATGGGCTCAGACGTTCCAATGTTCTTAGGAGCTATGATTATGGGACCTCTTGGCGGATATGTAATTAAGAAATTCGACCAAGCAGTAGAAGGAAAAATACCAGCAGGATTTGAAATGCTTGTTAATAACTTCTCAGCCGGAATTATCGGTGGTATGATCGCCATTTTAGGATACCTTGCTATAGGACCTGTTGCAGCAGGATTAAACAATGCATTGGGCGCAGGGGTACAAGCAATTGTAAATGCTGGAATATTGCCACTCGTATCTATTTTCATTGAACCAGCAAAAATCTTATTCTTAAACAATGCGATTAACCATGGTGTATTAGGACCAATCGGAATTCAACAAGCTGAACAAGTTGGAAAATCTATCTTCTTCTTATTAGAAGCAAACCCAGGACCAGGACTTGGAATCTTACTCGCATACTGGTTATTTGCAAAAGGAACAGTAAAAGAATCCGCTCCAGGAGCAATTATTATTCATTTCTTTGGTGGAATTCATGAAATTTACTTCCCATATGTGCTTATGAATCCAGTATTATTACTTGCAGTAATCGGCGGAGGAATGAGCGGTGTATTCACATTAAGCATCTTTGGAGCAGGACTTGTAGCAGCACCATCTCCAGGAAGTATTCTTGCAGTATTAGCAATGACTCCAAAGGGAGGATTCTTAGGAGTAATCGCAGGTGTTGTAGTTTCTGCAGCAGTAAGTTTCTTAATCGCTTCCTTCTTTGTTAAGAGAGCAGCTAATGGGGAAGATCAAGATTTAGAAAATGCAAAAGAAAAAGTACAAAGCATGAAATTAAAAAAAGAAGTAGAAGCTGAACCAGTGAAATTGCCTGTTCTTAAAAAGGATAATATAAAATTAGGCTTATCCTCTATGAGTAAAGCAGATGCTATCAGAATGGCAGGAAGACTTTTAGTGGATACCGGATATGTATCAGAAAATTATATTGATGCAATGATTCAAAGAGAAGAAGATTTATCTACTTATATCGGTAATGGTGTAGCTATACCTCACGGGGTTGGAGCTGCAAAGAAAGAAGTAAAACAAACAGGTATCTCCATTTTACAGTTCCCAGAGGGAATAGATTTCGGTGATGAAAAGGCATATTTAGTTGTTGGAATTGCAGGAGCTGGAAACGAACATTTAACCATTTTATCCAACCTTGCAACGATTATGGAAGATGAAAAGGTAGCAGAAGAAATCAAACAAACAACCGATGTAGATTTCGTTTATAACGTGTTTACACAACAATAA